From the genome of Streptomyces sp. S4.7:
CGAGCGTGCCAAGCCCCGCAAGATCTCCATCGGCGTCGGCTCCGGCCCCAAGGAGATCTCCGGCTGACACCGGCCGGACAGGTGCGGAGGACGGGAATCCCTGATCTCCCCCTCACCCCGTCTTCCGCACCCCCAGTGGGCAGTCCGAGACGAGAAGGGGTGGCGGCCGAGATGACCCTGCGACGCGAAGCGTTTCTCAACCACGTCAAGGAACGCGGCGAGTACGGCACTGTGGAGGAAACCGGGCGCGCGGCCCGTGTGGTACTCGCGCTGCTCGGCGCGCACCTGGTCGGCGAGGTCCGCTCCCGGCTCGCGGCCCGCCTGCCGGAGGAATTCGCCCTGATCCTGCTCAACCCGCTGCAGAGCGCCGAGCCGCTGTCTGCGAAGCGGTTCGTGCGGGCGACCGCGGCCTGGATCGAGGGCGCCACCGAGCAGACCGCGACCTGGGACGTCAGCGCAGTGCTGTCCACGGTCGCCGACGCCGCCGGCCACGACCTCCTCAAAGGGATCCTGCTCCAGCTCCCCGCCGGCTACGACCTCCTCTTCGGCCACCCGCAACCCATCTGACCACTGGCCCGGTGCCCCACACCGACACCCACCCGACCCTGGCTCGACGAAAGGCATCCACCGCAATGATCACCGACGTGCGCATACCGCTTGAGCACCAGCAGCCGTACTCGACGGCGTAGGAGCAGATGCTGGAGAAGGTCCGCTACGAAGGCGCCCAGGGAGCCGAGGAAGCCGTCCGCCTGGTCCTGGCGGGGCCGTGACGCCGGCTGACCGCCGACGAACGCGTCGACCTGGCCGCCTGCCTGCCCCCGCAGGCCGCACGCGCCCTGACCGCCCAGATCCCCGACACCCAACCGCTGACCGGCTGGGTCTTCGTCAAGGGCCTCGCCGCCCGCTCCGGCGCATCCCTGGCAAACACCGCTGGGACACCGGCTCCGTCTTCGCCGCCGTCACAGCCCACACCGGACCCGACCTCATCACCCGCATCCTCCACCAGTTCCCCACCCGGCTACGCGCTGCTGTTCGGCCAAGCTGGACTCACCCCCGCCGCGCAGACGGCGAGATGCAGGCTCGGGGCGGACCCGACGAGCCCCGCCTCCCTGTCCGCCCCGGACCCCCTGGGGAAGCTGCGGGCCCGGCAGGCGGTCCGCCCCGGTCGACCGGTTCGTCTTCTCCTACGTCAGCCGTGCTGCTGATCACCACCGTCGGCATCGTCCACCGACCCGCCCGCCGCTTCTTCCCCGCAGGCCGCCGGGCGGTCGCCGGTCCGTCCGAGACGGCCGGCTTCTGCGAGCGGTGCCGCCGACGGCGGAGGGGCGAGCCACTACTGGTCGGCACCGTCCGGGCCCCCGGGTATGCCGGGTCGGGCATGCTCCTCGGGGCGCGGGGAGTGCGGACGTGTCCCGCCCCGGGGTTGCTTGTGAGAGGTTGACGGGGAACTGAAACCACCACAGGGAGGCGCGGGGGATGTCCAAGGCCAGGGCCGGTGGCGTACCGCCGGAGGGGCCGGCCCGTGCGGCGGGAATGCCGGACATGGTCGGGGCGGCGGTGTGCGTGGTGGACGAGGACGGGACCATCGCCTGGGCGAACGCGCATGCGGAGCGTGTGCTGGGCAGGGATGCCGCTGCTCTTGTGGGCCGGGACGCCCATGATCTGCTGCACCGGGACCAGCATGGCCAGCCGCTGGTCAGGGCCAGTTGCCGGATGACCGAGGCGTTCCTGGCGCGCGTCGCGCGTGTGGGCAGCGGCTGGTTCGAGCGGGGCGACGGCTCGCTGGTGGAGCTTGCCTGGCTCGTCGCGCCGTGCGCTCCTGACGGCGCTCACGCGGACACGATGGTCATCTTCACGGGCCCGGACCGTGGTCCGGACGGAGCCGGCCTGCCGGCGGGTTCCGGCTCGGCACTGTCGGAGCTGGAGCGGTTGGCGCTGCTGGCCGAGACGACCACGCAGCTGACTTCGACTCTCGACAGTGAGGAGGCGTTGCGCAGGCTGGTGCGATTGGTGGTTCCCCGGGTGGCGGACTGGGCGGTGGTCGACCTGATCACCGAACCCGACGAGGTGGAGCGCGCGATCGTGGTGCACTACGAGGACGGTGCGTTCGTCACCCGGGAAGAGTTGCAGGGGCCGATGCCGCCGGTGCCGGAGGAATCCCCGATGCCGCTGTCGCGGGCCCTGCGCGGTGCGGCCTCCACTCTGGTGACGCCGGAGACGTACCAGGGGCCGCCGGACACCGGCGTCGCCATCGAGCAGCGGCGGCTGTTCGAGGCGACGGGCATGGTCTCGGCGGCGATCGCGCCGATCCGGGGGGTCCGCGACGTGCTGGGAGCGCTGACTCTGGGACGGTCGAAGGGCCGTGAACCGCTGACCGGGGCGGACTTGTCGCTGCTGGACGATCTCACCCGGCGGACCGGGCTCGCCCTGGACAACGCCCGGCTCTACCAGCGCCAGCGCAAGGTCGCCGAGACCATGCAGCGTCACCTGCTGGCTCAGTTGCCGTCCGTGCCGGGCCTGGAGCTGGCGGCGCGGTACGTGCCCGCGCCGGACGATTCGCAGGTCGGCGGTGACTGGTACGACGCGTTCACCGTCGCCGACGTGACCACCGCGCTGGCGATCGGAGACGTGGTCGGACACGACCTGGACGCCGCCGCGGGAATGGCTCAGGTCCGCAGTATGCTCCGGGCCTACGCGTGGACGCACCACGAGCCGCCGAGCGCGATCGTGCACCGGCTGGACGCCTCGATGACCCACCTCACCGGTGTACCGACAGCGACACTGGTCTTCGGGAAGGTGGAGCAGGACGCCGACGGAACCTGGTGCCTGACCTGGACCAATGCCGGCCATCCCCCACCCCTGCTGATCACCCACGACGGGCGGGCCCGCTACCTCTCCCAGGGGCACGGGCTGCTGCTGGGCACCGGCCTGGCACCGGTGCGCGACGACGCGGCTCTCACCCTCCCTCCCCGCTCGACACTCGTCCTCTACACCGACGGACTCGTCGAGAGCCGCGACCGCCCGATCGACGAGGGCCTGGACCAACTCCGCAAGCACGCCGCCTCACTGGCCCACCGGCCGCTGGCCGCCTTCACCGACCTGCTGCTCGAACGCGCCCGGCCGCCCGGCAGGAGGAACGACGACGATGTCGCCATCCTCACCCTGCGCACACCCGCAGCCCAGACGTAGGGCCCCGGTCCAGGTCCGGAGCCCACCGGGGCAGGGACGCGGGGAAGGGGCTGCGGCGGGTTCAGCCGACGGGTCGTCGGCGCGGGTCAGCCGAATCTGAACCGCCGATCCTGTCCGGACGGACGGGCGGCCGTACGAAGCGAACGGTCGGGCACTGCGGATACGCCGGATGCGCGAGGGGGTCCACGCGCTCACTCAGCCCTGGCGGCGGCGCTGGTGCGGGCAGGCGGGACGACGACCAATGGCAGGCCGCCCTGGACCTCAACTTCCTGTCCGCGGTCAGGTTGAACACCGCGCTGACACCTACTTTGCCCGAACAGTTCCGGCTTTCCGTGACCGCGGTCGGGCTTTCCGTGACCGTGGCCCGGCTTCCCCGGAGGCATGCCGCCGTGTCCGCCGCCGGAGGTGTTGCCCACCGTGTTCCCGGTCGTGTTCCCGTTGGTGTTGCCTGAGATGACCCCGCCCGTGGACCCGCCGGTGGTCGTGCCGGTCGTGGTACCGGTCGTGGTGCCGGTCGTCGTCCCGGACGTGGTGCCGCCGGTGCAGGTGGAGCGGGTGATCCGGTTGGTGTCCAGGGTCACCGAACCGTTGCGCGCGAGCGCGCGACCGTCGATGGTCGCCCCGGTCGTGGCGCTGATCGAGGTCAGGGCCAGGATGTTGCCGACGAACGTCGAGTTGGTGCCCGGGGTGGCCGAACTTCCGATCTCCCAGAACACGTTGCACGCCTGCGCGCCGTTGATGAGCGCGACCCGGCTGGCGGAGGCGGTCGTCAGTCCGGAGCCGACCTGGAAGACCCAGACTGTGTTGGGGTTGTTCTGCGCGTCGAGTCCGTGGCCTGTCCCGCGGCGTTGTTGAACGCGGTCACGAGGTCGGACTTGGCCTGCAGGGCCACCGCGTCCGCGGAGTGCTGCGCGCCAAGGACCAGACCCGGCGGAAGGCCGGTGATGGCCGTTCCGGGGCTCACACCGATGTCGCCGGTGATGACCGAGGGGCCGGTGTTGGTGATCGACTCACCGGCCAGAACAGCAAAGGCGTCGGCCGTGCCCAGAGGCACGGGTGTGGCAATGGCGAGCGCCTGGGTCGGCGTCACCGCGACCATTGCGGCGGCGACGGCAGCCGTGAGTGTGGCGGTCAGCCAGCCGGAAACGGATCGTGGTCGAACCACGCCAGGGATGTTGAGCTTCATCGAGACCATTTCTCTCGGGAGACCGGGGGCCGACCGGGCCTCTACCGATCGCCCGGAAAGCCTTCATTCTGTCGCGGGGCAGATTACGCACGAATTTCCTCCCGGCGGCAATACACACAGAAGAGTCGTTTATGTATTTGATTTTAAATACTGTGAGAAAATGTTTCGGCCGCAAGTGACAACCATGTCGTGGACATAAAGGGCCTGCCGCTGTTCGTTCACGGTCACCCCTGCCGACATGACATGCCGCGCGTGGAGTAATGAGCCGCTGCGGCGGCTTCGCGGGTCACGTTGTGCGGAGGCAGCGGCGGGAAGAAGGCGGCGAGGCAGGTCATGGGCGAGGAAAGCGTGGACCAGCCGGAGAATTTCAGCGAGCGCCCGCTCGGCCTGCTGCCGGACCGGATGCGGGTGATGCCGCCGCATCTGATCGTCCCGCTGATCGCGGAGGAGGTGGCCGGGATCGGCGGCCGTGACGTCTCCATCCTGCTCCAGGACTACGCGCAGGAGCTGCTGGTGCCGCTTACCGGCAGGAAGCTCCACGTCGGCCGGCCCGAGCCGATGTCGGACTCCCCCGCCGGCCGGACCTTCCTGAGCACGGACATCGTCGAGGTGGCGCTGGCACACGGCGGCGTGCGGATGTATCTGCCGCTTCTGGACGGCAGCGACCATGTGGGGGTGATGGCCCTGACCCTCGACACCGTCGGCGACGAGGACAGGAGCCTGCTGCGCCGGCTCGCAGGCCTGGTGGCCGACATGGTGGTCACCAAGAACGCCTACACCGATGAGTTCTTACTGGCCCGCCGCCGGGAGCCGATAAGCGTGTCGGCGGAGATCCAGTGGAGCCTGCTGCCGCCGCTGACGATGACCGTGCCGCAGGTCGCGGTGGCCGGCATCCTGGAGCCCGCCTACCGCGTCGCCGGTGACAGCTTCGATTACGCCCTCAACGACAACATCCTGCATGTGGCCGTGATCGACACGATGGGCCACGGCCTGGACGCCGCTGTGATGGCAACCGTGGTCATCGGCGCCTACCGGCACGCCCGGCGCGCGCTCGTCAGCCTGGCAGAGAAGTACGCGTTCATGGACGACGCCGTCTCCCGGCAGTTCGGTCCCGACCACTTCGTCACGGCACAGCTGATGCACCTCGACATCGCCACCGGTGAGATGAAGCTGGTCAACGCCGGCCACCCCGCGCCGCTGCTGATCCGCGGAGGCCAGGTCGAGCGGCAACTGGAGAGCGCGACGACGTTGCCCGTCGGCTTCGGCGGCAACGAGCCCCGGATCCGAAAGCACCTACTCCGGCCGGGCGACCGGGTGCTGTGCCACACCGACGGCATCATCGAGGAACACGTCACCGGCGGCGAGCAGTTCGGCGAGGAACGCCTCATCCACTGCGTCAACCGCCTGGGGCAAGAGCCGTCGCAGGGCATGCGGGCGGACCTGCGCCGGCTCTCCCACGATCACCCGGTCCTCGCCGGCCACCGCGACCATCCGCCCGTCGGGGCTGAAGCACAGCGCACGCGTCGCCGCGCCGGCGGCCAGCACCCGGCACCGGCCATCGGCCACGCTCCACAGTCGCGCCCCGTCCTCCTCGGCGCTGAGCACATGGCGCCCGTCGGCGCTCACCTCGTACTGCGAGCCGTCCAGGGCGCCCGTCCTTGAGCGCCGCCCCGAGCGACCACCGGTAGGTCCCGGTCCGCGGTTCCCAGACCTGGACGCGCCCGTCCACGCCCTGCCACACACCGATGCGTCCGTCGGCACTCAACCTGACCGGGCACCCCGTGGCGCGTGCGGCGGAGGGAATGACGCGGGCACATCTGCCCGCCCTGCCGGCGATGTAGGTGCGTTCACTGCGATCCCCATCGTGATGGCGCCGGCAGACGCTGTCCTGGAATGCCTGGAGGCAGAAGACGCCGTTGTCGGAATTGAACGAGGATCAGTATGTGACGCCGTCGATCCTGGTGTCGATGTTTCAGGGGACGGTTCGTGAGTTGATGCCCGTTTCCGGGTGAGGAGGGCAGAGCTGTTGGTCGTGGTGGTCGGTCGACTATTGCTTCCCGGTGAAGCTACCGGCTTCGACCTCGGTGCGGACGTCGATTTCGACCAGGCGTTTCAGCTTGGCTCGGGTGCCCTCGATGTCCGGCGACGGCAACAGCAGCGGCCTCGCCTGGATCAAGGACGATCAGGGCGACCTGTCACTGGGCAGCCGCGCGATCCGGGGCACCGCTTCCCTCGCGGACGGCACGAGCAGATGGGCGTCGGCGTGATCGTACGTGTTGATCATGTCGATGACGATCAGCGCGGAATGTTCCATGCGTTCCATGATGGCTGCGCGTCCCGCGACGTGCCCGTCGGTGTCAGCCGCCCGATACGTTCCGCTTCTCCAGCGGGTGGACGGCCGGCCCCTGGAGGACCGAGCCGTCGACACCGAAACGCGAGCCGTGGCACGGGCACT
Proteins encoded in this window:
- a CDS encoding DUF2267 domain-containing protein; protein product: MTLRREAFLNHVKERGEYGTVEETGRAARVVLALLGAHLVGEVRSRLAARLPEEFALILLNPLQSAEPLSAKRFVRATAAWIEGATEQTATWDVSAVLSTVADAAGHDLLKGILLQLPAGYDLLFGHPQPI
- a CDS encoding SpoIIE family protein phosphatase, encoding MSKARAGGVPPEGPARAAGMPDMVGAAVCVVDEDGTIAWANAHAERVLGRDAAALVGRDAHDLLHRDQHGQPLVRASCRMTEAFLARVARVGSGWFERGDGSLVELAWLVAPCAPDGAHADTMVIFTGPDRGPDGAGLPAGSGSALSELERLALLAETTTQLTSTLDSEEALRRLVRLVVPRVADWAVVDLITEPDEVERAIVVHYEDGAFVTREELQGPMPPVPEESPMPLSRALRGAASTLVTPETYQGPPDTGVAIEQRRLFEATGMVSAAIAPIRGVRDVLGALTLGRSKGREPLTGADLSLLDDLTRRTGLALDNARLYQRQRKVAETMQRHLLAQLPSVPGLELAARYVPAPDDSQVGGDWYDAFTVADVTTALAIGDVVGHDLDAAAGMAQVRSMLRAYAWTHHEPPSAIVHRLDASMTHLTGVPTATLVFGKVEQDADGTWCLTWTNAGHPPPLLITHDGRARYLSQGHGLLLGTGLAPVRDDAALTLPPRSTLVLYTDGLVESRDRPIDEGLDQLRKHAASLAHRPLAAFTDLLLERARPPGRRNDDDVAILTLRTPAAQT
- a CDS encoding PP2C family protein-serine/threonine phosphatase — translated: MGEESVDQPENFSERPLGLLPDRMRVMPPHLIVPLIAEEVAGIGGRDVSILLQDYAQELLVPLTGRKLHVGRPEPMSDSPAGRTFLSTDIVEVALAHGGVRMYLPLLDGSDHVGVMALTLDTVGDEDRSLLRRLAGLVADMVVTKNAYTDEFLLARRREPISVSAEIQWSLLPPLTMTVPQVAVAGILEPAYRVAGDSFDYALNDNILHVAVIDTMGHGLDAAVMATVVIGAYRHARRALVSLAEKYAFMDDAVSRQFGPDHFVTAQLMHLDIATGEMKLVNAGHPAPLLIRGGQVERQLESATTLPVGFGGNEPRIRKHLLRPGDRVLCHTDGIIEEHVTGGEQFGEERLIHCVNRLGQEPSQGMRADLRRLSHDHPVLAGHRDHPPVGAEAQRTRRRAGGQHPAPAIGHAPQSRPVLLGAEHMAPVGAHLVLRAVQGARP